Genomic DNA from Lactuca sativa cultivar Salinas chromosome 8, Lsat_Salinas_v11, whole genome shotgun sequence:
TCAGTAGAAcccttgaattttaaaaaatgttcagatttacccttaagttttttaaaaatgtttggatttacccttaccttgattattattattattattattattattattattattattattattattattattattattattacatttttaatgtataaaaatattttacgCATATATACATTTGAATTCCCATGTATTCttataaaaccatatttatataataaaaatgtatttatttgtatttagtgtatatatatatatatatatatatatatatatttcatataaaaatatattatatacatataaatataaaaatacatatttatatggtttatattgtataaaagatataattatatgtatttgtacatattaCTAACCATAAATACGTATTTATTTCATAATTATATGCACAAGATATATTTTATacaaaaagaaatatatatttatatctattaaatacaaataaaaacatatttatacatttaaaatcatCTTTATATGTATCAAATACAAATAAAAACGTACTTATAcatttaaaaacatattcatgcatttaaaaatatttttatttgtatttaatagatataaatatgtatttctTTTGTATAAAAACTATCATATGCATATAATTCTGAACTAAAGGCATATTTATACATAGtaatatgtacaaatacatataattatatcttttatacaatataaaccatataaatatgtatttttatatttatatgtatataatatacttttatatgaaataaatatatatttatacatactaaaaacaaataaatacatttttaatatataaatacatttctAAAGGAATACATGGGCTTTCAAATGTATATAAGTACTaaatacaagtatatatatatttttaaaaatatatttatattgataaaaatactaaatacaaataaatatattttaaaattatatttatattaataaaaatatttttatacatttaaaaatttattaaataataataataataataataataataataataataataataataataatcgaaataattaaaataacaatcaaggtaagggtAAATCTGAACATTTTTTAAAAACTTAAAGGTAAAtccgaacatttttgaaaattcaagggCTTTACTAGCATTAGGTAATCGGTAGCTTATCTAAAAACCGACTATAAAGGTAtaaatgaacaaattaaacaaaacataACACGTCCAAAGGTAAAACtatgtttttatgaaaacttTAAATTTTTCATGTCATTTTCCCAAAAGAAAATATATTGGGTCGGGGGTGCATGCATAATAAAAAGTTTTAATAAGGGACCATTAATGTAATTTCAATTAAAAAACAAAGTAATAAAAGATTCCAATCGTCCCCTTTTCAAACGGTAAAATGGCTCCACCAATAAAAACCTCTTTTGTCATCCGTGAAAAGAGCCAAAAAACAAGACACTTACGCCCCCTTGCGGCGGTGTTGACGCGCGAATATTGCTTGCCACGTCGGAGTCGGAGTTCACGCGTAATAAGACTCCCATACCGATTCCGAGTAGCCTTATGTATGTATGTCTCTATGTTTTACAATTCATTTTTCGAAAATAacatgaaacttttttttttctttgcttGAAAACCTAAAACACCGATGCTATGTTTTGCTACGTGAAATGGCTTAATCCATATGCCATATGCTTTTCGACTTTTGGTTTGTTGTCCGCATTCTAATATTTCCTACAAATATTTGAACAATTTACCACTACTTGTGACTTACAAccataagattaaagtattgttCTATGTTAAAATGCTAAGATATCGATTCTTTTATCTATCCGATGCCCTATCTGTCGCTTCAAATTATCTGGGCAAATAAGACATTCAAAAAAAACGGCCAACTTGATATTGCACACAAGCTGTTTGATGAAATTCCCCATCATATCTCATTTAAATTCTTTCATCCAAGGGTCATTAGGAGTGGGTAGAATTCAAGAAGCAAAGTGGCTATTTAACATTTTAACGGGCAAGTTGAAAAAAGATTCAATTACATATAATTTGATGATGAAAGATCAAATATCATGCAAAGGTATAGTGTTTCCTGTATCTATAACAACAGCTGATTGATATGTATGAAAAGTTAAAAAGTTCAGCCCATCTATGATTCGAATTCCATGCTGTCATGTGAGGTGAGCTATCAAAGTCATCTCTTATGACTCACTATTTGCTTTTTGGTTGAATTCTCATTATCTTTTTCAATCCTGTCCATTACTTCATTTGTTGCTATGCTTTCGCCTCCATTTATTTTCTGTCTTATTCTgcctcaaaacataatcttataTTGATGCACTAGCATAAAATTTTGTGATTCGTGACATTTGACAGGACTTTAAGTGGGGCTTCCCTTTATCTTGTGTTTAGTTGAATAAATTGATCCCTTTTTCCATTAATTTCGTGGGGTTTTTCTAGAAGTGGATAAGGGTTGGGAATCGGTTCAATTTATGGGTTCTTTGGTTTCTTAAAGTGTTTTCCTCGGTTTGAAAATTTTATGGTCTAATTCGAAAACAGAACCAAATTGAATTCAAATCCCTCTAGACCAAACCGAAAACATTTGAATCGGTTTGGAACCTGAGGAAACcaaatattttcttaaaaaaatataatgttgCAATTTGTCTAACATAAATTACAAATGTTCAAACATAAAAAGCTAAGTTCCAAACATAAAGATCTAAAGTTTCTATGATTAGGAGGTGAAATTGAAAAACGAAAAGTAAAGCGTACACGTGAATCGTGAATTCGTGAGAGTTAAGAGCTGTGAATActgattatttaatatataaaatataaaatgtagtttttaattaattaaataatgcaATTTGAATTTTTCGATTTGGTCTAAAGTTTATGAGACCAAAACTCAAACCAAAAACcaaatttaaaatttgttttGGTCTCGGACCAAAGCAAAAGCAAAATTTTAATATGATTCGGTTTAAAATCGATTTTGGTTCGATTTGGTTTTCGGGTTTTGTCGTTACAAACCAAATAATTCTCACCCCATGTGGATATTACACAAGTTGTTCAAGGGTCTACCTTTATAAATAAACAATGCTACAGTCATGTCACGTTTAATCTTTACTCTTGATAAACTGAACATAAAATATTTGAGTTAATGGTGCATATGTTTGGAGGTGACATGAGATGCAAGCATAGCACCTTATGCTCTTCAAGTATTCTTCTCTGATATATTATATGTTTTGTTCTGTGGTCCATTAATAGTACTAGGATTCCTTTCAGACATTTTAATTAACGTTGCATGTTGCTTTGATTTCAAAGATGGGCGTGTTTTCTCTGTTTTTTCAAAGATGGATCTTGAAAAAAGAATATACTTTTGTACTAAAATGCATTACGTTCAGTTTGCTAGACAATTCAAAGGTCTTCAAAGTTGTCTTTGTTCCACCAAATTAGCATCTTTATAGAACACACTCATTGAGTATCAATATATGGCTCTTTTTCACTTGatcatacaagtgtcatggattAATCAACATGATGAGGAAGGCAAGATAGTTTATGTGAATTTAATAACATCTTGATTAATGAAAGTCTAATAGCATGATCATTGAATGTAGCCTAGTAACTTATAATGACACTAAATCAAAACCATGTAATAACATTCGAAAAATGATTGATATCGTCATATTTTTTTGGAAATTGATACATAAAACTAAAAACTTATCATCATGAATTTAATCTGTTTATGAATCATGATCTATGCTTAACCTAATCGATCAAGAGTTCATGTTTTGTGACATCTTTTCATTGATTTTATCATCTGTTGTAACCACTGCAATTTGCAAATGTTGTTTAATGTCTTCttgatcaagtttttctacaTCCCATTCTTCTTTTGGCTCCTCCATTACTCTGTTTCTGTATTTGCAATACACCACCAGTTGTAATGCCCCTAGAGGGCATCCAACAACATTTGGAGCCTGAAATTCCATTGTAATTTTCCAACTTAATAATTTTTaagttaagaaaaaaaaaatacaaaaatacggGTTTGCATGGTACTAACCGCAATGAGAAGATCTTGACCTAGAAGTCCATAAGCCAACCATAGTGCACTTGCTAGAAATGAGAAAAAAGATAAGCTAAATGGCATATACTCCACGCTCTTTGTCTCAATCACTTTTTTCTGCAATAcatattcagaaacaagatgcaTTAATGGAGTGCACAACACAATTAAAACACTAAAAGACAAAATTTTAAAACGCCTTAACAAGTACTCACCATGACAACAAGAGGAGAAGCATACATGGCTACTGCGACTAGAAGTCCCACACTTCCAACTAATCTTTTTCGTGTATGATGATCATGGAGCAAGTAAGTTGAGAGCAGTGCAGTTGTGGAGAAGATGAGTATAACTATAGTCGTCATGATCCCAGTCTTCAACTGCAATTGCATGCATGTCAGAACAGAACAGGACAAAACAAAATAGAAGAAAACCGAACAGGAAAAATGTTTGGCATGCATTGAAATTGCAACCTTGGTGATTGATGAATGATGTGACGTATATATGCATGTACCTTTTGTTTTGGTGAAGTGAACCATATGAAGATAATGATGAATGAGAGCTCAAATAGGATACCGAGGCCATTAATGGTGATAATCGGGAAGTTCTCCCATTGATTGCTTACAACAGGCAAACCGTACCAAGTATACAAAAGACAATTCAACAAGGAAATGATGTAAGGTACAGATGAGAACTCTTCTGTGCTTCTTTTCTTTATGATCCTAGCAAAAGTCCATCTATTGGCAAAACAAACATAATTTTCATGTTAGTTGAATATATTTAGAAAAATATGTTAACTAGTcttatttaaaacattgatattATATCTTACATGGGAG
This window encodes:
- the LOC111876948 gene encoding bidirectional sugar transporter SWEET3, with translation MIVILHLAVGLMGNAASFLLYVAPIWTFARIIKKRSTEEFSSVPYIISLLNCLLYTWYGLPVVSNQWENFPIITINGLGILFELSFIIIFIWFTSPKQKLKTGIMTTIVILIFSTTALLSTYLLHDHHTRKRLVGSVGLLVAVAMYASPLVVMKKVIETKSVEYMPFSLSFFSFLASALWLAYGLLGQDLLIAAPNVVGCPLGALQLVVYCKYRNRVMEEPKEEWDVEKLDQEDIKQHLQIAVVTTDDKINEKMSQNMNS